A stretch of the Ischnura elegans chromosome 5, ioIscEleg1.1, whole genome shotgun sequence genome encodes the following:
- the LOC124159494 gene encoding cytochrome P450 9e2-like, which yields MSFFSHISLSAYFPHLAALLCIAIWLLYKYYTNNHDVWKNKGIPYLKPLIFFGNIKDRMLFRKSFHEFYLELYNKLRMHPVGGMFEGRRAKLILIDPDLIKQVLVRDFDHFTDRPMITMRVQDPYTANLLLALKGRKWKVVRSLMTPAFTSGKIKAMVHMVDIVALQFVKYLNKLNKTVDKVENTDQVNEENDNGISSNEDNSKPQSGREMEMKELFGRYTFDVISSCAFGVQCDSLLQPEAEFVQVVSKFDYIPLKMRLLIFLVIMGNTWLLHFVELHFLNHKALSFLVALLKRTKNEREAGEQEKRNDFLQLMIDAKEGESHEKEAGNDKESESPHKVLTDEVIISQCLLFLLAGYETSSTLLTFAAYELALNPAIQDKVREEINAVVENHKGITYEALNDMVYLEMVLLEALRKHPPVARIERACVKEYVMTIPTEEGEKKVTIDPGTPIVISVMGLHYDPKHYPEPQEFRPERFSAEEKAKRSPYVFQGFGHGPRNCLGMRFAVMSTKLVMAHFLREFQVSTCAKTQVPLEYNRFSMLLKAKNGIWLNVEKIGRN from the exons atgagttttttcagTCATATTTCCCTATCGGCTTACTTTCCTCATTTGGCTGCCCTTTTGTGCATAGCCATTTGGCTACTGTACAAGTATTACACCAATAACCATGATGTTTGGAAAAATAAAGGCATACCATATTTGAagccattgatattttttggcaACATTAAAGACAGAATGCTTTTCAGAAAGTCATTCCATGAGTTTTACCTTGAATTATACAACAAACTGAGGATGCATCCTGTGGGTGGAATGTTTGAG GGACGCCGTGCCAAACTGATATTGATAGATCCTGATTTGATCAAGCAAGTGTTAGTGAGAGATTTTGACCATTTCACGGATCGACCAATGATAACAATGCGTGTTCAGGATCCTTATACTGCCAACTTGTTGCTTGCACTAAAGGGTCGAAAATGGAAAGTTGTGAGATCCCTGATGACCCCCGCATTCACATCAggaaaaattaaagcaatggtCCATATGGTTGACATAGTTGCTCTTCAGTTTGTTAAGTACCTCAATAAATTGAATAAGACTGTTGACAAGGTTGAGAATACAGATcaggtgaatgaagaaaatgacaacGGAATAAGTTCTAATGAAGACAATTCAAAGCCTCAAAGTGGGAGAGAAATGGAAATGAAGGAACTCTTTGGCCGGTATACTTTTGATGTCATTTCCTCTTGTGCATTTGGAGTTCAGTGTGATTCACTTCTTCAACCCGAAGCCGAATTTGTTCAAGTTGTTTCTAAGTTTGACTACATCCCCTTAAAAATGAGACTTTTAATTTTTCTAGTCATCATGGGCAATACGTGGCTCCTTCATTTTGTGGAACtccattttctgaatcacaaagcATTGTCCTTCCTCGTGGCCCTCTTAAAAAGGACAAAGAATGAGAGGGAAGCTGGAGagcaagaaaaaagaaatgatttcCTTCAGCTCATGATCGATGCCAAGGAGGGAGAAAGTCATGAAAAAGAAGCTGGAAATGACAAGGAGAGTGAAAGCCCGCATAAAG ttTTGACCGATGAAGTGATTATATCCCAGTGTTTGCTCTTCTTACTTGCTGGATATGAAACTTCAAGCACACTGCTGACCTTTGCAGCGTATGAATTGGCATTAAATCCAGCTATTCAGGACAAAGTTCGTGAGGAGATAAATGCGGTGGTTGAAAATCATAAGGGCATCACGTATGAGGCTTTAAATGACATGGTGTATTTGGAAATGGTTCTTCTAG AAGCCCTGAGGAAACATCCGCCAGTAGCTCGTATTGAGCGTGCTTGTGTTAAAGAGTATGTCATGACAATTCCAACggaagaaggagaaaagaaagTCACTATAGACCCAGGGACACCTATAGTGATTTCTGTGATGGGGCTCCATTATGATCCCAAGCACTATCCTGAGCCACAAGAGTTTCGTCCGGAGAGATTTTCAGCTGAAGAAAAAGCCAAAAGATCTCCTTATGTATTCCAAGGATTTGGACATGGTCCACGAAATTGCCTGG GTATGAGATTTGCTGTGATGAGTACTAAATTAGTGATGGCACACTTCTTACGAGAGTTCCAAGTTTCAACTTGCGCCAAAACTCAAGTACCTCTGGAGTATAACAGGTTTTCCATGCTTCTGAAGGCAAAGAACGGTATTTGGCTTAATGTGGAAAAAATTGGAAGGAACTGA